Proteins encoded in a region of the Prunus persica cultivar Lovell chromosome G4, Prunus_persica_NCBIv2, whole genome shotgun sequence genome:
- the LOC18778417 gene encoding adenylyltransferase and sulfurtransferase MOCS3: MDPDCGEASRILLQLETLKSTKTEIERQISALEAQLQEINLQHPNATVPNGSCPPVIPSVDSGYGHDLSPQMIYRYSRHLLLPAFGVQGQSKLLKSSVLVVGAGGLGSPALLYLAACGVGRLGIVDHDVVELNNMHRQIIHTEGFIGQPKVRSAATACRSINSTIQVVEYQEPLRTSNALEILSKYDIIVDATDNAPSRYMISDCCVVLGKPLVSGAAVGLEGQLTVFNYNDGPCYRCLFPTPPPATACQRCSDSGVLGVVPGVIGCLQALEAIKIASEIGEALSERMLLFDALSGRIRIVKIRGRSLQCVACGENAPFSKQQFQEFDYEKFTQSPLTPLPLKLKLLRADSRINTKEYKEKLVSGEAHVLIDVRPEHHFKIVSLPNSLNIPLPSLESRLPEISSALKEKEEHQGTDSGSGGRLYVICRRGNDSQRAVQFLHKMGFTSARDIIGGLEGWAHDVDPNVPTY, from the exons ATGGATCCCGACTGTGGAGAAGCTTCTAGGATTCTTCTCCAACTCGAAACCTTGAAGTCCACTAAGACCGAAATAGAGCGCCAAATCTCAGCCCTCGAAGCTCAGCTCCAAGAGATTAACCTGCAGCATCCAAACGCCACCGTTCCAAATGGTTCTTGTCCTCCTGTAATCCCGTCCGTTGATTCGGGTTACGGTCACGATTTGTCACCTCAGATGATTTACCGCTACAGTCGCCACCTCTTGCTCCCTGCCTTCGGAGTCCAAG GGCAATCAAAGTTGTTAAAGTCGTCGGTTTTGGTGGTCGGAGCCGGAGGGTTGGGCTCGCCTGCTCTGCTATATCTTGCAGCTTGTGGTGTTG GCCGCTTGGGGATTGTTGATCATGATGTGGTTGAGCTCAATAATATGCACAGGCAG ATTATCCACACTGAAGGTTTTATTGGTCAGCCAAAAGTGAGATCTGCTGCTACTGCTTGTCGTTC GATTAACTCCACTATTCAGGTTGTGGAATACCAAGAACCTTTACGTACATCCAATGCTTTAGAAATCTTGAGCAA ATATGATATAATAGTAGATGCAACAGACAATGCTCCTAGCCGTTACATGATTAGCGATTGTTGTGTGGTGTTAGGGAAG CCTCTTGTATCTGGTGCTGCCGTGGGATTGGAAGGGCAG CTCacagttttcaattacaatgaCGGCCCATGCTATCGTTGCCTATTTCCAACTCCACCGCCTGCAACAGCATGTCAAAGATGTTCTGACAGTGGCGTCCTAGGCGTAG TTCCCGGTGTTATTGGCTGTCTCCAAGCCCTAGAAGCTATTAAGATTGCAAGTGAAATTGGTGAAGCACTCTCAGAAAGGATGCTTTTATTTGATGCATTGTCAGGACGGATACGAATT GTTAAGATTCGGGGAAGGTCATTGCAATGCGTAGCTTGTGGTGAAAATGCACCATTCTCTAAGCAGCAGTTTCAGGAATTTGATTATGAGAAGTTCACTCAGTCTCCACTGACTCCG TTACCTTTGAAGTTAAAGCTACTTCGGGCAGACTCCAGAATAAATACTAAAGAGTACAAGGAGAAACTTGTGAGCGGGGAAGCACATGTGTTGATCGATGTTCGTCCGGAACATCACTTCAAAATTGTTTCTCTGCCCAATTCCTTAAACATCCCGCTCCCGAGTTTGGAGTCTCGGTTGCCTGAAATCTCTTCAGCCctaaaggaaaaggaagagcaTCAAGGTACTGACTCTGGTTCAGGTGGGCGATTATATGTAATATGCAGAAGGGGTAATGATTCTCAGAGGGCTGTTCAGTTTCTTCACAAGATGGGTTTCACGTCGGCCAGAGACATCATTGGGGGACTGGAAGGTTGGGCCCATGATGTGGATCCAAACGTCCCTACATATTAG
- the LOC18780624 gene encoding RNA-binding protein 48, whose translation MPRYKDEPTAIRVYTVCDESRYLIVRNVPALGCSAELLKLFASYGEVEECKPMDEEDCEPFTDVYWIKFRLVSNARFAKRKLDEYVFLGNRLKVSYAPEFESLAETKDKLEGRTREVLGRLNPGRSKGSTANKSPALTDSSFGAIPSHPNCIPQLVNSSQRDSGESQLTSHVNNPPLSRISSDKEYFASQSMNQTAQMVREKLNKIQSSSEYLQDGHASKKPRVDNRRRI comes from the exons ATGCCTCGATACAAAGATGAACCTACTGCAATTCGCGTTTACACAGTCTGCGACGAATCAAG GTATTTGATTGTGAGGAATGTTCCAGCTTTGGGATGCAGTGCTGAGCTGTTAAAATTGTTTGCGTCCTACGGAGAAGTAGAAGA GTGTAAACCAATGGATGAAGAAGATTGTGAGCCATTCACTGATGTTTATTGGATAAAGTTTCGTCTGGTCAGCAATGCCAG GTTTGCCAAGAGGAAATTGGATGAGTATGTTTTCCTAGGGAATCGACTTAAGGTTTCATATGCTCCTGAATTTGAGAGCCTTGCAGAAACAAAGGACAAGCTGGAAGGCAGGACAAGAGAAGTTCTAGGGCGATTGAACC CCGGAAGATCTAAGGGGTCTACAGCTAATAAATCACCTGCGTTGACTGACTCTTCTTTTGGTGCAATTCCTTCTCATCCTAACTGCATTCCCCAACTCGTAAACTCTAGTCAGAG GGACTCCGGAGAATCACAACTTACTTCGCACGTTAACAATCCTCCTCTTTCAAGGATTTCCTCTGACAAG GAGTATTTTGCTTCCCAATCAATGAATCAGACCGCCCAGATGGTGAGGGAGAAGCTCAATAAG ATTCAATCAAGTAGTGAGTACCTGCAAGATGGACATGCATCCAAGAAACCGCGGGTGGACAATAGGAGGAGAATctga
- the LOC18778931 gene encoding GDP-L-galactose phosphorylase 1, which produces MMLRIKRVPTVVSNYQKDEAEEGARRVGGCGRNCLNQCCIPGAKLPLYAFKKLTKIDGDKELPGSEKREPPVDFLDSLLLGEWEDRMQRGLFRYDVTACETKVIPGQFGFIAQLNEGRHLKKRPTEFRVDKVLQPFDGNKFNFTKVGQEEVLFQFEASEDGEVQFIPSAPIEPENSPSVVAINVSPIEYGHVLLIPRILEHLPQRIDRESFLLALHMAAAAGNPYFRLGYNSLGAFATINHLHFQAYYLAVTFPIEKAPTKKITVSGAGVRVSELLNYPVRGLVFEGGNTLQDLSNTVSDACICLQENNIPYNVLISDCGKRIFLLPQCYAEKQALGEVRAELLDTQVNPAVWEISGHMVLKRKKDYEEASDENAWKLLAEVSLSEERFQEVNSLIFEAIASDDNGNANLLEDPEVKPHSREEVDTINTSSHAAMVTGTQQCLVLQ; this is translated from the exons atgatgTTAAGGATCAAGAGGGTTCCTACTGTAGTTTCGAATTACCAGAAAGATGAGGCGGAAGAGGGTGCTCGCCGCGTTGGGGGTTGTGGCCGCAACTGTCTTAATCAATGTTGCATTCCAG GGGCAAAGCTTCCGTTGTATGCTTTCAAGAAGCTGACCAAGATTGATGGTGACAAGGAGTTGCCCGgaagtgagaaaagagagccTCCCGTTGACTTTCTTGACTCACTGCTTCTTGGGGAG TGGGAAGATCGCATGCAGAGAGGGCTGTTTCGTTATGACGTCACTGCCTGTGAAACCAAG GTGATCCCGGGGCAGTTTGGTTTCATAGCCCAGCTGAATGAGGGTCGCCACTTGAAGAAGAGACCAACTGAGTTCCGAGTTGATAAGGTCCTCCAGCCCTTTGATGGCAACAAGTTTAACTTCACCAAAGTTGGGCAAGAGGAGGTCCTCTTCCAGTTTGAAGCAAGCGAAGATGGTGAAGTTCAGTTTATCCCTAGTGCGCCCATTGAGCCTGAAAATTCGCCCAGTGTTGTTGCCATCAAT GTCAGTCCAATTGAATATGGACATGTGCTGTTGATTCCTCGTATTCTAGAGCACTTGCCACAAAGGATTGACCGTGAAAGCTTCTTGCTTGCACTTCACATGGCCGCCGCAGCAGGGAATCCCTACTTTCGATTGGGTTACAACAGCTTGGGTGCATTTGCTACCATCAATCACCTTCACTTCCAG GCTTACTACTTGGCTGTAACCTTTCCCATTGAGAAGGCTCCTACCAAGAAAATCACTGTTTCAGGTGCTGGGGTGAGGGTCTCTGAGCTTCTGAACTATCCCGTCAGAGGTCTTGTCTTCGAGGGTGGAAATACTCTGCAAGATTTGTCAAACACTGTCTCTGATGCATGCATATGCCTTCAAGAGAACAACATACCTTACAATGTCCTTATCTCCGACTGTGGAAAGCGGATCTTTCTCCTGCCACAG TGTTATGCTGAGAAACAAGCTCTTGGGGAAGTGAGAGCAGAGCTCCTGGATACTCAGGTGAATCCAGCTGTGTGGGAAATTAGTGGGCATATGGTGTTAAAGAGGAAAAAGGACTATGAAGAGGCGTCTGATGAAAATGCCTGGAAGCTCCTTGCAGAGGTCTCCCTTTCAGAAGAGAGGTTCCAAGAAGTGAATTCTCTTATTTTTGAGGCCATTGCTTCTGATGATAATGGGAATGCAAATTTACTCGAGGATCCGGAAGTTAAGCCCCATTCTCGTGAAGAAGTCGACACCATTAACACAAGCTCCCATGCTGCTATGGTGACTGGGACACAACAATGCCTTGTTCTGCAGTAA
- the LOC109948451 gene encoding uncharacterized protein LOC109948451, whose amino-acid sequence MKKGLHPQMQWISYVTQSGRLMHVMMTKIHHVGKVYHLKAKRQMTENLGQVAKFRQRYEKTAAPKEEP is encoded by the coding sequence ATGAAGAAAGGGTTGCACCCTCAGATGCAATGGATATCTTATGTGACCCAGAGTGGCAGATTGATGCACGTTATGATGACCAAAATCCACCATGTTGGTAAAGTCTACCACTTGAAGGCGAAACGGCAAATGACAGAGAACCTCGGGCAGGTTGCCAAGTTCAGGCAACGTTACGAGAAGACTGCTGCCCCGAAAGAGGAACCTTGA
- the LOC18778359 gene encoding uncharacterized protein LOC18778359, whose translation MDEVITAADASSNGSTSSQTSIIPSNLPLLSAFLSFALAQFLKLFTTWYKEKRWDSRRMLGSGGMPSSHSATVTALAVAIGFQEGTGGSAFAIAVVLACVVMYDATGVRLHAGRQAELLNQIVCELPPEHPVSSVRPLRDSLGHTPLQVLAGAMLGCIVASLMRSSS comes from the exons ATGGACGAGGTGATCACGGCCGCTGATGCCTCATCGAATGGATCTACATCATCACAGACCTCCATCATTCCCTCTAATCTCCCTCTCCTCTCTGCCTTCCTCTCCTTCGCTCTCGCTCAGTTTCTCAAGCTCTTCACCACCTG GTACAAAGAGAAAAGATGGGACTCTAGAAGGATGCTTGGGTCAGGAGGAATGCCCTCATCGCATTCAGCTACTGTGACAGCTCTGGCAGTTGCTATTGGTTTCCAGGAAGGAACTGGAGGATCGGCCTTTGCCATTGCAGTGGTTTTGGCATGTGTT GTCATGTATGATGCTACTGGTGTAAGACTCCATGCTGGTCGTCAAGCTGAa ttattaaatcaaatagtaTGTGAGCTACCTCCAGAACACCCAGTTTCTAGTGTTAGACCTCTACGCGATTCACTTGGTCATACTCCATTGCAG GTTCTTGCAGGTGCAATGTTGGGATGTATAGTAGCTTCCCTCATGAGAAGTTCCAGTTAG